In Synergistaceae bacterium, the following proteins share a genomic window:
- a CDS encoding TVP38/TMEM64 family protein yields MKLIIFAVLLTIILVLAYYFGLQEKFMKSIPEFKSFAAKYPVYSMIIYIVVTSLCCVLLAMPGAFFAVAAGILFEPFTGTLLCLIAATLGAVLAFLAGRYFLRDSVRPLLEKNLTLKKFLFDDTEHSGIILLMITRLVPLFPYNLQNFAYGLTDIKLLPYTIYTFLFMAPGAAVFTLAAAGIGDSERRKLYLLLALALGVVVYVIGRLLHKKFVS; encoded by the coding sequence ATGAAGCTGATAATATTTGCGGTTCTGCTGACGATAATTTTAGTGCTTGCTTATTATTTCGGGTTGCAGGAAAAATTTATGAAGTCAATTCCCGAATTTAAGTCATTTGCGGCAAAATATCCGGTTTACTCAATGATTATATATATTGTTGTAACGTCATTGTGCTGTGTTTTGCTTGCGATGCCGGGGGCGTTTTTTGCGGTTGCTGCCGGAATATTATTCGAGCCTTTTACGGGGACGCTGCTTTGTCTGATTGCGGCGACTTTAGGTGCGGTGCTGGCGTTTCTTGCAGGAAGATATTTTTTGCGTGACTCTGTAAGGCCGTTGCTTGAGAAAAATTTAACGCTCAAAAAATTTTTGTTCGACGATACTGAACACAGCGGAATAATTTTATTGATGATAACTCGTTTAGTGCCGTTATTCCCGTATAATTTGCAAAATTTTGCGTATGGACTCACTGATATAAAGCTGCTTCCATATACGATTTACACGTTTTTATTTATGGCACCGGGGGCGGCTGTTTTCACGTTGGCTGCTGCGGGAATAGGGGACTCTGAACGAAGAAAATTATATTTGCTGCTTGCGTTGGCTCTGGGAGTTGTAGTTTATGTGATAGGGCGGTTATTGCACAAAAAATTTGTGAGCTGA
- a CDS encoding TVP38/TMEM64 family protein, producing the protein MKSKILILSGFVIAIGAYFIFPAYKNFMDMTFSAFASGNFETMRDFVANYGAYAAIVSFFLMILQSVAAPLPAFIITLANANLFGWVRGAVLSWSSAMAGAAICFYIARILGRDTAERLTSKAGLNSIDKFFERYGTHSILIARLLPFISFDLVSYAAGLTSMKFLPFFIATGLGQLPATIVYSYVGGMLTGGAKLLMTGLLILFALSAVVVMLRQIYREKHKN; encoded by the coding sequence ATGAAATCAAAAATTTTAATTCTTTCAGGCTTTGTAATTGCGATAGGAGCATATTTTATTTTTCCGGCGTACAAAAATTTTATGGACATGACGTTTTCTGCGTTTGCGTCGGGAAATTTTGAGACAATGCGCGATTTTGTTGCTAATTACGGAGCTTATGCCGCAATAGTTTCATTTTTCTTGATGATCTTGCAGTCTGTAGCTGCTCCTCTTCCTGCGTTTATTATCACGCTGGCAAATGCGAATCTTTTCGGCTGGGTAAGGGGTGCGGTTTTATCATGGTCTAGTGCGATGGCTGGAGCTGCAATTTGCTTTTATATCGCGCGGATACTTGGCCGTGATACAGCAGAGAGACTCACGAGTAAAGCCGGCTTAAATTCGATTGATAAATTTTTCGAGCGTTACGGGACTCACAGTATATTAATTGCGCGGTTATTACCGTTTATATCGTTTGATTTAGTGAGTTATGCAGCTGGGTTAACGTCAATGAAATTTTTGCCGTTCTTTATTGCGACAGGACTCGGACAATTACCGGCGACTATTGTATATTCATATGTCGGAGGAATGCTAACGGGCGGTGCAAAATTATTGATGACGGGCTTGCTAATTTTATTTGCGTTGTCGGCTGTTGTAGTGATGCTGCGTCAGATTTACAGGGAGAAGCATAAAAATTGA
- a CDS encoding transglutaminase family protein has protein sequence MRKFLGVLLVIAVVLSCSAAFAEYKGKVTFNVSLRDSDKASKAELWLPYPLSDANQTITDVDIRSNGAKIGVENDPKSGAVYLHAIWKNPRRTPTLTMSFRIDSHYAKNTNLKETKDAFPAEVLKYLQATPSLPIDKGFCADASMEFINKPTVLEKAQGIYRWVLDHTFRDESVKEGCGLGLPIRTISEKSGGGKCADISSVFVALARASGIPTRDVYGLRVDPAKSGEITGNYHCWTEFYLPGTGWVMADPADVRKKMLNEKIEKVDDAKKWVDFFWAGDDLLRIALNRDTRETVLSDATAKTPLTYFMYPYAEIDGKVVDWFSPKTFEFTVKLDLD, from the coding sequence ATGCGTAAATTTTTAGGCGTACTCCTTGTAATTGCAGTAGTATTATCATGTTCGGCTGCATTCGCTGAGTACAAAGGCAAAGTAACATTTAATGTGTCATTGAGAGATTCGGACAAGGCTTCAAAGGCTGAATTATGGCTCCCATACCCGCTGTCAGACGCAAATCAAACAATTACTGACGTTGATATAAGGTCTAACGGCGCTAAAATCGGAGTCGAGAACGATCCCAAAAGCGGAGCTGTTTATCTCCATGCAATTTGGAAGAATCCGAGAAGGACTCCGACTCTTACTATGAGCTTCAGAATCGACTCTCATTACGCAAAAAATACTAACCTCAAGGAAACAAAAGACGCTTTCCCCGCTGAAGTATTGAAATATTTGCAGGCGACCCCCTCACTTCCAATTGATAAAGGCTTCTGTGCTGATGCAAGCATGGAATTTATCAACAAACCGACAGTCTTAGAGAAGGCGCAAGGGATTTATCGCTGGGTACTTGATCACACGTTCAGAGATGAAAGCGTAAAAGAAGGCTGCGGACTCGGTCTTCCCATTCGTACAATTTCAGAGAAGAGCGGCGGCGGAAAATGTGCGGACATCAGCTCGGTATTTGTTGCACTTGCTAGAGCTTCAGGAATCCCGACAAGAGATGTTTACGGATTGAGAGTAGATCCGGCAAAGTCAGGCGAAATTACCGGAAATTATCACTGCTGGACAGAATTTTATTTACCCGGAACAGGTTGGGTAATGGCTGACCCTGCAGACGTCCGCAAAAAAATGCTGAATGAAAAAATTGAGAAGGTCGACGACGCTAAAAAATGGGTTGATTTCTTCTGGGCCGGCGATGACTTGTTAAGAATCGCACTCAACAGAGACACACGCGAGACAGTTTTAAGCGACGCTACAGCAAAGACTCCGTTAACATATTTCATGTATCCGTATGCAGAAATTGACGGGAAAGTTGTAGACTGGTTCAGCCCGAAAACATTTGAGTTCACTGTAAAACTTGATCTCGACTAA
- the pepF gene encoding oligoendopeptidase F — MSGKINEVPERKDIPEKFKWDLEKIYKSFDEWQDAFNDVQSRISAIKKYSDKLGEGAETLLAFIKDDEAISLELNKLYVYANMKSHEDLRESKPMELAGLAENLLVKYSSSAAFFEPEILSLPVDYIDSCIKNHPDLKIYEFFFRKLLRERKHILSQELEYLLAKTGELTSVPDNAFTLLTDADMKFPDIKDENGNLTELTEERWYKFSRSLNRDVRKSAFTGIYGTYEKFKNSIAALYAGSVKGDIFYSQARKYNNSLDMALFAENVPESVYNHVVDTAKEYAPLMHKLVSLRKKVLNLDEFHFYDLNVPISSEPAEEIKFDDAVELALKALAPLGDDYIANFKRGISEHWIDIYENKGKRKGAYSWGSYGTQPYVLLNYNGTLRDVFTLVHEMGHSLHSFYSRKNQPQVYADYTILLAEVASTTNEALLLEYMLNNAKSQENKKWLLNYYYDMVRTTFYRQAMFADFERETHNYAESGNILTPDYMCGLWEKLNSDCYGPDMKIDHELCAEWARIPHFYTAFYVYKYVTGFTAASAFASAIINHEDGAVDKYLKFLQSGGSDYSLNILSRAGVDLTDRKPFERTMKLFESRLNEGAKAWKI; from the coding sequence ATGAGCGGAAAAATTAACGAGGTCCCAGAAAGAAAAGATATTCCCGAAAAATTTAAATGGGACTTGGAGAAAATCTATAAATCTTTTGACGAATGGCAGGACGCTTTTAATGACGTTCAATCACGAATCAGCGCGATAAAAAAATATTCCGACAAACTCGGTGAAGGCGCTGAAACTTTATTAGCATTCATTAAGGACGATGAAGCAATATCACTCGAACTAAATAAATTATATGTCTACGCTAATATGAAGAGTCATGAAGATTTACGCGAGTCAAAACCTATGGAATTAGCCGGACTTGCTGAAAATTTGCTAGTAAAATATTCGTCGTCAGCCGCATTCTTTGAACCCGAAATTTTGTCATTGCCCGTTGATTATATTGACAGCTGCATAAAGAATCACCCGGATTTAAAAATTTATGAATTTTTTTTCCGGAAATTATTACGAGAACGCAAGCACATTTTATCGCAGGAACTTGAATATTTGCTCGCAAAAACAGGTGAATTAACTTCCGTGCCCGATAACGCTTTTACACTCTTGACCGACGCAGATATGAAATTTCCCGACATTAAAGACGAAAACGGCAATTTAACAGAATTAACCGAAGAACGCTGGTACAAATTCAGCCGGAGTCTAAATCGCGATGTCAGAAAAAGTGCTTTCACCGGCATTTATGGAACTTACGAAAAATTTAAGAACTCAATCGCAGCATTATACGCAGGTTCAGTGAAGGGCGACATTTTTTATTCTCAGGCAAGAAAATATAATAACTCCCTCGACATGGCTTTATTCGCCGAAAACGTCCCCGAAAGCGTTTATAATCACGTGGTCGACACCGCAAAAGAGTACGCGCCTTTAATGCATAAATTAGTCTCACTCCGCAAAAAAGTGTTGAATCTCGATGAATTTCATTTTTACGATTTGAACGTTCCCATTTCAAGCGAACCTGCTGAAGAAATAAAATTTGATGATGCTGTCGAACTTGCGTTAAAGGCTCTTGCGCCTCTGGGTGATGACTATATCGCAAATTTCAAGCGCGGAATCTCTGAACACTGGATCGACATTTACGAGAACAAAGGCAAGAGAAAAGGTGCTTACTCATGGGGCAGCTACGGGACTCAGCCTTATGTTTTGCTGAATTATAACGGGACTTTGCGAGACGTTTTTACGCTTGTTCACGAAATGGGGCATAGTCTGCACAGTTTTTATTCACGCAAGAATCAGCCGCAGGTTTACGCAGACTACACGATTTTATTAGCTGAAGTAGCATCTACAACAAATGAAGCCTTATTGCTCGAATACATGTTAAACAACGCAAAGAGTCAAGAAAATAAAAAATGGCTGCTGAATTATTATTATGACATGGTGCGCACTACTTTTTACCGTCAAGCAATGTTCGCAGACTTTGAGCGCGAGACTCACAATTACGCCGAGTCAGGAAATATTTTGACTCCTGATTATATGTGCGGATTATGGGAAAAATTAAATTCTGACTGTTACGGCCCTGATATGAAAATTGATCACGAACTCTGCGCGGAATGGGCAAGAATCCCCCATTTTTATACAGCTTTCTACGTTTATAAATACGTTACGGGCTTCACGGCGGCTAGTGCTTTTGCGTCGGCGATAATAAATCACGAGGACGGAGCAGTTGACAAATACTTGAAATTTTTGCAGAGCGGCGGCAGTGATTATTCGCTGAATATTTTGAGTCGTGCAGGAGTCGACCTAACTGACCGCAAACCATTTGAACGCACAATGAAATTATTTGAGTCCCGCTTAAATGAAGGTGCCAAGGCATGGAAGATATAA
- a CDS encoding HAD family phosphatase produces the protein MEDIKLIAFDLDDTLFNSKKEITPANIHALEQAAAKNIELVPTTGRFWSVVPEKLRNLSFIHYAITLNGAEIFDVQQNKSIAKFEIPFERAALMSRVFDDIPGIFYDCVIDSQGYMRRDFYESAKDFAVGEWQYSMIKASRKPVEDLHDFICANKKGIQKMQIFTLDNNLRLNLLNSLPAVFPHNLFTTSVPNNIEINDVSANKGSALKFLASYLNIDIESTMAFGDGTNDISMIKSAGIGVAMKNACPQALEIADYITSSCDEDGVAKGIQKFCLS, from the coding sequence ATGGAAGATATAAAATTAATCGCGTTTGATCTCGATGATACTTTGTTTAACTCGAAGAAGGAAATAACGCCCGCTAATATTCACGCACTCGAACAGGCAGCAGCAAAAAATATTGAATTGGTGCCTACTACTGGGCGATTCTGGAGCGTCGTTCCTGAGAAATTACGAAATTTGAGCTTCATTCATTATGCTATAACACTTAACGGCGCAGAAATTTTTGATGTTCAGCAAAATAAATCTATCGCAAAATTTGAGATACCCTTTGAGCGTGCTGCTTTGATGTCGCGAGTCTTTGATGACATACCCGGAATTTTTTATGATTGCGTTATTGACAGTCAAGGCTACATGAGGCGCGATTTTTACGAGTCTGCGAAAGATTTTGCGGTCGGTGAATGGCAGTATTCAATGATAAAGGCTTCACGAAAACCGGTTGAAGATCTTCACGATTTTATATGCGCAAATAAAAAGGGGATTCAGAAAATGCAGATTTTCACGCTTGATAATAATTTGCGTCTGAATCTATTAAACTCTTTGCCGGCTGTATTTCCTCATAATTTATTTACGACTTCAGTTCCGAACAATATAGAAATTAATGACGTGTCAGCAAATAAAGGCAGCGCGTTAAAATTTCTTGCGTCATACTTAAATATTGATATTGAGTCAACTATGGCATTTGGGGACGGCACAAACGATATCAGCATGATTAAATCAGCAGGAATCGGAGTCGCCATGAAAAACGCTTGTCCGCAGGCTTTAGAAATTGCAGATTATATTACAAGTTCGTGTGATGAGGACGGAGTCGCGAAAGGAATACAAAAATTTTGTCTCTCATAA
- a CDS encoding signal peptidase II, translating into MSLIIIISCLIIENLTRYFLRDSIELSHNPGVAFGIMQDFPGAALTLAIVACVIILCACLLVKMNKLARFGLALISGGALSNLLERIFCGYVIDWIDSPFLIDVRFNLSDVFILLGALIVFISLIKSKSRNLI; encoded by the coding sequence TTGTCTCTCATAATAATAATTTCTTGTCTCATAATCGAGAATTTGACGAGATATTTTTTGCGGGATTCTATAGAATTGAGTCATAATCCCGGAGTAGCTTTCGGAATAATGCAGGATTTTCCGGGAGCTGCTTTGACTCTCGCGATAGTTGCGTGCGTGATAATTCTTTGTGCGTGCCTGCTCGTGAAGATGAATAAATTAGCGCGTTTCGGGCTTGCTTTAATTTCGGGGGGTGCGTTGTCTAATTTGCTGGAAAGAATTTTTTGCGGCTATGTGATTGACTGGATAGACTCACCGTTTTTAATTGACGTAAGATTTAATCTTTCTGACGTATTTATATTGCTGGGAGCATTAATCGTGTTTATATCATTAATAAAAAGTAAATCCCGGAACCTGATTTGA
- a CDS encoding O-acetylhomoserine aminocarboxypropyltransferase/cysteine synthase, translating to MSKYKFETLQLHVGQETADPATDSRAVPIYATTSYVFKDSATAAGRFALTEPGNIYTRLMNPTNDIFEKRVAALESGAGALAAASGSAAITYAVQNIATAGSHVVSSTNLYGGTFNLFANTLPEQGVTATFVDPSDPENFEKAIKPETKLLYAETLGNPNSDVIDIEAIAKIAHKHGLPLIIDNTFATPFLCRPIEYGADIVVHSATKFMGGHGTVMGGVIVDGGNFDWAQNDKFPGLSKPNPSYHGIIFTQAAGRLAYITKLRTTLMRDQGACISPFNSFLLLQGLETLSLRVERHVFNALKVVDFLKSHNQVAKVNHPSLESGRQGELYAKYFPNGSGSIFTFDIKGDANTAKKFTESLELFSLLANVADVKSLVIHPASTTHSQLSEQELLSCGIRPTTIRLSIGTEHIDDIIADLQKGFDAVK from the coding sequence ATGAGCAAATATAAATTTGAGACACTGCAATTACACGTAGGCCAAGAAACAGCAGACCCGGCAACTGACTCTCGTGCGGTGCCTATTTACGCTACTACTTCATACGTTTTTAAGGACTCGGCGACTGCTGCAGGGAGATTCGCTCTGACTGAACCGGGCAATATTTACACGCGCTTAATGAATCCTACAAATGACATTTTCGAGAAAAGAGTCGCTGCTCTCGAAAGCGGGGCGGGTGCGTTGGCTGCTGCGTCAGGTTCGGCAGCGATTACTTATGCGGTACAGAACATTGCGACGGCGGGCTCTCACGTTGTATCTTCTACTAATCTTTACGGCGGAACATTTAATTTATTCGCTAACACTTTGCCCGAACAAGGAGTAACAGCAACATTTGTAGACCCGTCCGACCCTGAAAATTTCGAGAAAGCAATCAAACCTGAGACAAAATTATTGTACGCAGAGACTCTCGGCAATCCTAATTCTGACGTTATCGACATTGAAGCAATAGCAAAAATTGCACATAAACACGGCCTCCCGCTCATAATCGATAACACTTTTGCGACACCGTTTTTGTGCAGACCGATTGAATACGGCGCAGATATAGTCGTTCATTCAGCTACAAAATTTATGGGCGGTCATGGGACAGTGATGGGTGGAGTAATCGTCGACGGCGGAAATTTCGACTGGGCGCAAAATGACAAGTTCCCTGGACTCTCAAAGCCGAATCCTTCATATCACGGAATAATTTTCACGCAGGCAGCCGGAAGACTCGCTTACATTACAAAATTGCGTACAACTTTAATGCGTGATCAAGGAGCTTGCATATCGCCGTTTAACTCGTTTTTATTGCTGCAGGGACTTGAGACTCTTTCACTAAGGGTAGAGAGACACGTTTTTAATGCGTTGAAAGTTGTAGATTTTCTCAAGAGTCATAATCAGGTCGCGAAAGTAAATCACCCTTCATTAGAGTCAGGCAGGCAGGGAGAATTATACGCGAAATATTTTCCGAACGGCAGCGGCTCGATCTTCACATTTGACATTAAGGGCGATGCGAACACGGCGAAAAAATTTACTGAGAGTCTAGAATTATTCTCGTTGTTAGCAAATGTTGCCGACGTGAAATCGCTTGTGATTCATCCGGCATCTACGACTCATTCGCAGTTGTCAGAACAGGAATTACTATCATGCGGAATTAGACCTACAACTATAAGACTTTCAATCGGCACAGAACATATTGATGACATTATTGCAGATTTGCAGAAGGGCTTTGACGCTGTGAAATAA
- the argF gene encoding ornithine carbamoyltransferase translates to MAVNLRGRNFLTLMDFTTNEINYLLDLAADLKAKKRAGIRGNSLAGKNIALLFEKASTRTRCALTVACIDEGAHPEFLGKNDIHLGAKEDLKDTARVLGRMFDGIEFRGFKQETAETLAKYSGVPVWNGLTDIDHPTQVLADFLTLRENFGRLQGLKLVYLGDGRNNMSNALMTGCAKMGINYVISSPKELEPDKNLLAKCREIATHSTIEIINDPSEAVKGADALYTDVWVSMGEEALKEERYKLLQGWQVNSQLMNSTGKESTIFLHCLPAVKGCEVTEEVFESERSKVFDEAENRMHTIKAVMVATLGA, encoded by the coding sequence ATGGCAGTAAATCTCAGAGGCCGTAATTTTTTGACTCTAATGGACTTCACAACCAACGAGATAAATTATTTGCTCGACCTCGCTGCAGACCTCAAAGCTAAAAAACGTGCAGGGATTCGCGGTAATTCTTTAGCAGGAAAAAATATCGCGTTACTATTCGAGAAGGCTTCAACCCGTACCCGCTGCGCATTAACAGTCGCGTGCATTGACGAAGGTGCACACCCGGAATTTCTCGGAAAAAATGATATTCACTTGGGCGCAAAAGAAGATCTCAAGGATACAGCCCGCGTGCTTGGCCGAATGTTCGACGGGATAGAATTTCGCGGATTCAAACAGGAAACAGCAGAAACACTCGCAAAATATTCCGGCGTGCCAGTCTGGAACGGTCTAACAGATATAGATCACCCGACTCAAGTCCTTGCAGATTTCTTGACTCTGCGTGAGAATTTCGGAAGATTACAGGGACTCAAACTCGTTTATCTCGGCGACGGACGCAATAACATGTCAAATGCTCTTATGACAGGCTGCGCAAAAATGGGCATAAATTACGTCATAAGCTCACCCAAAGAATTAGAACCCGACAAAAATTTACTCGCAAAATGCCGCGAAATCGCAACACATTCAACTATCGAAATAATAAATGACCCCTCAGAAGCCGTAAAAGGTGCAGACGCTCTCTATACTGATGTGTGGGTCTCAATGGGCGAAGAAGCACTCAAGGAAGAACGCTATAAATTATTGCAGGGCTGGCAGGTCAACTCGCAATTAATGAACTCAACCGGCAAAGAATCAACAATTTTTCTGCACTGTTTACCCGCTGTCAAAGGCTGTGAAGTAACAGAAGAAGTTTTTGAGTCAGAACGCTCAAAAGTTTTTGACGAGGCAGAAAATAGAATGCACACAATTAAAGCCGTAATGGTAGCAACTCTCGGAGCATGA